A single Nitrospirota bacterium DNA region contains:
- a CDS encoding proline iminopeptidase-family hydrolase encodes MELLTILKEESGSQEGYVNLTHGRVWYKICGINTAGLPLIVVHGGPGFSHDYLEPLSALSDERPVIFYEQLGCGNSDKCSGTSRWNVDYFGSEFDKVCAALNLKSRHILAHSGAATFVVPSVLSTKCQGVASLVLASPLLSSKRLTEDIKSAVAMLPDDSKMILSTCGNHSESSVKTFTDEQFTEAMTVCYKEFYCRIDPWPDCLNRSLERLNQEIFNTMVGTSIFDFTGNLKDYDITDKLKGLSIPVLVTFGAYEEKFSNTGTYYSSKIPGAKLVIFNNSSHMPHLEQKSEYINCVREFLSAHD; translated from the coding sequence ATGGAATTATTAACTATATTAAAAGAAGAAAGCGGCTCTCAGGAGGGTTATGTTAATCTCACTCACGGCCGGGTGTGGTATAAGATTTGTGGTATAAACACTGCAGGGCTGCCTCTGATAGTTGTCCATGGAGGCCCTGGGTTTTCACACGATTATCTTGAACCTCTGAGCGCACTTTCTGATGAGCGTCCGGTTATTTTTTACGAGCAGCTTGGCTGCGGAAACTCAGATAAATGCAGCGGTACCTCCAGATGGAACGTTGATTACTTTGGCAGTGAATTTGATAAGGTCTGTGCAGCACTAAACCTTAAATCCCGTCATATATTGGCTCATTCAGGTGCAGCAACTTTTGTTGTGCCCTCTGTGCTGTCAACTAAATGTCAGGGAGTTGCAAGTTTAGTTCTTGCAAGTCCTTTATTAAGCAGCAAAAGACTGACTGAAGACATTAAGAGCGCTGTAGCCATGCTGCCTGATGATTCTAAAATGATTCTTAGCACTTGCGGTAATCACTCTGAATCGTCTGTTAAAACTTTTACAGACGAGCAATTTACAGAGGCTATGACGGTCTGTTATAAGGAGTTTTACTGCCGCATAGACCCCTGGCCGGATTGCCTTAACAGAAGTTTAGAAAGGCTGAATCAAGAAATTTTTAACACTATGGTTGGTACAAGCATTTTTGACTTTACCGGAAATCTCAAAGACTATGATATAACTGACAAATTAAAAGGGCTCAGCATCCCGGTTCTTGTGACTTTTGGGGCATATGAGGAAAAGTTTTCAAATACAGGTACGTATTACAGCAGTAAAATACCCGGAGCAAAGCTGGTAATTTTTAACAACTCTTCTCATATGCCTCACCTTGAACAGAAGAGCGAATACATTAATTGTGTCAGGGAATTTCTTAGCGCACATGATTGA